The Pseudoliparis swirei isolate HS2019 ecotype Mariana Trench chromosome 1, NWPU_hadal_v1, whole genome shotgun sequence genome has a window encoding:
- the mrpl24 gene encoding probable 39S ribosomal protein L24, mitochondrial, producing MRLTALLSMAARVVVPKDYRFGTNRPWTVAAKRLNPAGKKRRKVFVEPLAPADWSVLKGDTVQILTGKDQGKQGKVIQVFRHRNWVILEGLNTHHRYIGKTEDYRGTYIASEAPIMLRDVALIDPSDRKPTNVQWKFTEEGDRVRVSLRTGRIIPKPVVERRDGIVPQQWKDGPKDTSPEDTLEKTYVPSLKTLEEDVMEKMGIQETRRNKRSYWY from the exons ATGCGGCTGACCGCTCTCCTGTCGATGGCAGCCCGGGTGGTCGTGCCCAAAGATTACCGCTTCGGCACCAACAGGCCGTGGACAGTGGCCGCGAAGAGGCTGAATCCTgcggggaagaagaggaggaaggtgttTGTGGAGCCGCTCGCACCAGCGGACTGGTCTGTGCTCAAAGGGGACACG GTCCAGATTCTCACAGGGAAGGACCAAGGGAAGCAAGGAAAAGTGATCCAAGTCTTCCGACACAGAAACTGGGTTATTCTGGAGGGTCTGAACACG CATCACAGGTATATTGGAAAAACTGAGGATTACCGAGGGACGTACATTGCCAGCGAGGCTCCCATCATGCTCCGCGATGTTGCACTCATCGACCCGTCGGATAG GAAGCCCACGAATGTGCAGTGGAAATTCACAGAGGAGGGGGATAGAGTCCGAGTGTCGCTCAGGACTGGTCGAATCATCCCGAAACCCGTTGTGGAGCGACGAGATGGCATCGTGCCACAGCAGTGGAAAg ATGGTCCGAAAGACACAAGTCCAGAAGACACTCTTGAAAAAACCTATGTGCCGTCTCTAAAAACCCTGGAGGAGGATGTGATGGAGAAAATGGGCATCCAGGAGACCAGAAGGAACAAACGGTCCTACTGGTACTGA
- the LOC130193202 gene encoding hepatoma-derived growth factor-like: MPRSNRQREYKPGDLVFAKMKGYPQWPARIDELPEGAVKTPSNKYQVFFFGTHETAFLGAKDLCSYDENKEKFGKANKRKGFAEGLWEIEKNPTVTHEGNDSSKKDKEPAAEDTVSLEKADAEGSSDEDEGALVIDEKNDRGGAKRKAEESTEASPKRPKDAEAGGDLKVERNKSKAKLNDVAAPKATAPSSQSESKAEGQEKAPAGGQLKADKPVTDSA; the protein is encoded by the exons ATGCCGAGGTCCAACAGGCAACGGGAATACAAGCCCGGAGATCTTGTGTTTGCTAAAATGAAGGGGTATCCACAGTGGCCTGCGAGG ATTGACGAGTTACCTGAAGGAGCCGTGAAGACCCCCTCCAACAAGTACCAGGTGTTCTTTTTTGGGACACATGAGAC GGCATTCCTAGGGGCCAAGGATCTGTGCTCATACGATGAAAATAAGGAGAAGTTTGGAAAAGCTAACAAGAGGAAAGGCTTTGCTGAGGGACTCTGGGAGATTGAGAAGAACCCCACGGTCACACACGAAGGCAACGAT TCATCGAAGAAGGACAAAGAGCCAGCAGCAGAGGACACAGTAAGTTTGGAGAAAGCCGATGCAGAGGGCAGCAGTGATGAGGATGAAGGGGCCCTCGTCATCGACGAGAAGaatgataggggcggagctaaacGAAAAGCTGAGGAGTCCACAGAG GCATCACCCAAGCGGCCGAAAGATGCAGAGGCAGGAGGGGATCTTAAAGTAGAGCGCAACAAGTCTAAGGCCAAGCTCAACGATGTGGCTGCACCCAAGGCAACTGCCCCCTCCTCCCAGAGCGAGTCGaaagcagagggccaggaaaaggctccagCGGGAGGCCAGCTAAAAGCGGATAAG CCGGTGACAGACAGTGCTTAA
- the prcc gene encoding proline-rich protein PRCC yields the protein MSLVAYGSSDESDSEESSAAPQSKGLFSVLPAPKKPRSTGGSGGPRKEIKASRSPGNSTSNDDLTVEPQPSKEGLFSSLPKPRKRTEPVKITVPQIQRRDPDSDDDNDEPVKKKVQPQGTGLSSLLPQPRNMSMKSMNRSLVPHTLTKRQEPKGPNSGKPAQGLLGSSASPSAIKAAAKSAALQVARQIASEDKEEDITPQNYFSLGESSPPLPAVDPSLEPEQGAIAEPLALAPGDEPGQSDAPLDFGGNQEGAGPWVGQYPPYEQAMEGPGARPEGYYNEPFFQDPETGSAEAGEPGSSAMFEDEAFMRLQGKRNRGKEEIKFLEIKGDDQLSGNKQWMTKSMTEEKQTRQSFSKKNREQPTGQQRRKHQITYLIHQAKERELELKNSWADNKLSRRQTQAKYGF from the exons ATGTCTCTAGTCGCCTATGGCAGCAGTGACGAGAGTGACTCGGAGGAATCTTCCGCCGCACCGCAGAGCAAAGGGCTCTTCTCGGTGCTGCCTGCTCCGAAAAAGCCAAGATCGACAGGAGGAAGCGGGGGACCGAGAAAGGAGATTAAAGCGAGCCGTTCACCGGGGAACAGCACGTCCAACGATGATCTGACGGTAGAGCCGCAGCCATCTAAAGAAGGCTTATTTTCTAGTCTGCCTAAGCCGAGGAAGCGAACAGAGCCCGTCAAGATCACTGTGCCGCAGATCCAGAGACGGGAT CCAGACTCTGACGATGATAATGATGAACCAGTAAAGAAGAAAGTACAACCTCAG GGTACAGGCCTTTCATCTCTCCTCCCACAACCCAGAAACATGAGCATGAAGTCGATGAACAGATCCCTGgttcctcacacactcaccaagCGCCAAGAACCAAAAGGACCAAATTCTGGAAAGCCCGCTCAGGGTCTGCTTGGTTCTAGTGCATCTCCCTCTGCTATCAAAGCTGCGGCAAAGTCCGCCGCCCTGCAGGTGGCTCGACAAATAGCCTCCGAGGATAAAGAGGAGGACATAACTCCACAGAACTACTTTTCTCTGGGCGAGAGCTCCCCGCCTCTCCCTGCAGTCGACCCAAGTTTAGAACCTGAGCAAGGAGCCATCGCGGAACCTCTTGCACTTGCCCCTGGAGATGAGCCGGGTCAGTCAGACGCCCCGCTCGATTTTGGGGGGAACCAGGAGGGAGCTGGTCCATGGGTAGGTCAATATCCTCCGTATGAACAGGCCATGGAAGGCCCCGGAGCTCGCCCTGAG gGATACTATAATGAGCCATTCTTCCAAGATCCTGAAACCGGATCGGCAGAAGCTGGAGAGCCTGGCAGCTCTGCCATGtttgaggatgaagcg TTCATGCGACTGCAGGGGAAACGGAACAGGGGAAAAGAGGAGATCAAGTTCCTGGAGATCAAAGGAGACGACCAGCTAAGTGGCAACAAGCAGTGGATGACCAAGAGCATGACGGAGGAGAAGCAGACCCGTCAGTCCTTCAGCAAG AAAAATAGAGAACAGCCTACAGGACAGCAGCGACGCAAGCATCAGATAACATATCTCATTCACCAG GCAAAGGAACGCGAGTTGGAGCTGAAGAACAGCTGGGCAGATAACAAGCTCTCCCGCCGGCAGACACAGGCCAAATACGGTTTCTAA
- the mrpl9 gene encoding 39S ribosomal protein L9, mitochondrial, whose amino-acid sequence MWSSGRRVLQVLLSQPAVRSFSRTPTQNTVVVERWWQVPLSKVGSPPRLHPRRHRIYKLVEDLKCAPKEKMELILTQTVPKFGGRGDTVFVKKSVGRNKLLPQGFGVYPSPENKQMFAEELRLLREGAPEERTQTRTGELTVELLKCCKLKINQIPVEEFQVNKEILSRQFQKKLRVVIPPRALNFPFESVKDLGDYWCEVTVNGLDKVRIPISVVPYEDQSADHRRELKAQKQQAAADISDPAAVETEAGKDSESQVSETAEEETAASTQTSEDTTAPPSDGSKKD is encoded by the exons ATGTGGAGCTCGGGCCGCCGTGTCCTTCAGGTCCTGCTCAGCCAGCCGGCTGTCAGGAGCTTCTCTCGGACTCCTACTCAG AACACGGTGGTGGTGGAGCGGTGGTGGCAGGTGCCCTTATCTAAAGTAGGCAGTCCGCCGAGGCTTCACCCCCGAAGACACCGAATCTACAAGTTGGTTGAAGACCTCAAATGTGCTCCCAAGGAGAAGATGGAGCTCATCCTGACTCAGACGGTACCCA AGTTCGGTGGGCGAGGGGACACTGTGTTTGTGAAGAAGTCTGTCGGAAGAAATAAGCTGCTGCCCCAAGGCTTCGGCGTGTATCCATCACCGGAGAACAAACAGATGTTTGCCGAGGAGTTACGG CTTCTGCGCGAGGGGGCGCCAGAGGAAAGAACCCAGACACGCACTGGAGAATTG ACCGTGGAGCTCCTGAAATGCTGCAAGTTAAAGATAAACCAAATCCCTGTGGAGGAATTCCAGGTCAATAAGGAGATCCTCAGCAGGCAGTTTCAGAAGAAG CTGAGAGTTGTGATTCCACCTCGTGCATTGAATTTCCCTTTTGAGTCGGTCAAGGACTTGGGGGACTACTGGTGTGAAGTTACG GTTAATGGATTGGACAAAGTTCGCATCCCCATTTCCGTGGTGCCGTACGAGGACCAGTCTGCTGATCATCGGCGGGAGCTGAAGGCACAAAAGCAGCAGGCGGCTGCAGATATCTCCGATCCTGCTGCTGTGGAAACTGAAGCGGGTAAAGACTCTGAGAGTCAAGTCAGCGAAACTGCAGAAGAGGAAACGGCAGCGAGTACACAGACGAGTGAAGACACAACGGCACCACCAAGTGACGGCTCGAAAAAAGATTAA
- the LOC130196639 gene encoding transmembrane protein 272-like — protein sequence MISSLVVVNIIWWMVMIAAISLGATHLSRCPVQPNIPIYLIVLGASHLLSLSLTYTWNSWGDDKPSIMCSAFTAALHLFTFVWFFVGTSWIYPVYPPDYTPGTLRYCHKTTYQLAFAITTLVWVATTLMFICSCCFALLTCCKMVMSGHRLIPNRYSFYGATSDSHEPAGGDV from the exons ATGATTTCATCACTCG tGGTGGTGAATATTATTTGGTGGATGGTTATGATTGCAGCCATTAGTTTGG GGGCTACACATCTGAGCCGTTGTCCAGTGCAACCAAACATCCCCATTTACCTGATAGTGCTGGGAGCAAGCCACCTCCTATCTCTGTCTCTGACCTACACCTGGAACAGCTGGGGGGACGACAAGCCCTCCATCATGTGCTCGGCCTTCACGGCCGCCCTGCACCTCTTCACTTTCGTCTGGTTCTTTGTAG GCACTTCCTGGATTTACCCTGTTTATCCTCCCGACTACACACCCGGAACATTGCGATACTGCCACAAGACAACCTACCAGTTGGCCTTCGCTATCACCACCTTGGTGTGGGTCGCCACCACCCTCATGTTCATCTGCAGTTGTTGCTTCGCTCTGCTGACCTGCTGTAAGATGGTCATGTCAGGACACAGACTGATACCCAACCGCTATTCTTTCTATGGGGCCACAAGTGATTCTCATGAACCCGCTGGTGGTGATGTGTGA
- the si:dkey-266f7.9 gene encoding 1-phosphatidylinositol phosphodiesterase isoform X2, whose protein sequence is MGGIRGGPVKMQKRLIELLLLVGIIGLSRGAIQRPDYDDTPSPEFLNPSWMASLPDDQPLSEVTMPGTHNTMALYGGVFAECQTWSLASQLRAGVRFLDVRVRYFNGNLTIHHGVSYQWAHFGHVLEGVADFLVEYPSETVLMRVKEEYSETYDIYGAVVDYVRRYADWDLLWHSRLVPTMGEARGKLVVLQDFPGPDLGMRYDSLDIADDWRVHTLLHVKEKWQSVYQHLVAAPVGNPARMFLTFSSGAGLFAHPRAVAQRINAQLHDYVGNKTDLNQRLGIVCMDFPAAPMIQTIIDFQLKEAKKNKKAFRSVFGKTSLKYIVSQLKKKMTRYFKFNVRVKVKHEGRMDLSMRHQYGIQ, encoded by the exons ATGGGCGGCATCAGAGGAGGTCCAGTGAAAATGCAGAAGAGGTTAATTGAGCTGTTGCTGCTAGTTGG TATTATTGGTTTGAGTCGCGGGGCCATTCAGAGACCTGACTATGATGACACACCCAGCCCGGAGTTCCTCAACCCGTCCTGGATGGCGAGCCTCCCTGATGATCAACCGCTGTCTGAGGTCACGATGCCGGGGACCCACAACACCATGGCTCTGTACGGTGGCGTCTTTGCAGAGTGCCAGACCTGGAGCTTAGCCTCCCAGCTCCGAGCCGGCGTCCGCTTCCTGGACGTCCGTGTCCGTTACTTCAATGGCAACCTCACCATCCATCACGGGGTGTCTTATCAGTGGGCGCACTTCGGCCACGTGCTGGAGggcgtggccgacttcctcgtGGAGTATCCTAGTGAGACGGTGCTGATGCGCGTGAAGGAGGAGTACAGTGAGACGTATGACATCTACGGGGCAGTGGTCGACTACGTCCGTCGCTACGCCGACTGGGACCTTCTGTGGCACAGCCGGCTCGTGCCGACCATGGGAGAGGCCCGAGGGAAGCTCGTCGTCCTGCAAGACTTTCCTGGGCCAGACTTGGGGATGCGCTATGATTCCTTGGACATAGCAGATGACTGGAGA GTACACACACTTCTGCATGTGAAGGAGAAATGGCAGAGCGTCTATCAGCACCTGGTGGCTGCACCTGTGGGCAACCCGGCCCGGATGTTTCTGACCTTCAGCAGTGGAGCTGGTTTGTTTGCGCATCCCAGAGCCGTCGCTCAGCGCATCAACGCACAGCTGCACGACTACGTGGGCAACAAGACGGACCTGAACCAGCGCCTTGGAATCGTATGCATGGACTTCCCGGCTGCTCCCATGATTCAAACAATCATCGACTTCCAACTGAAAGAggcaaaaaagaacaaaaaggccTTTCGCTCAGTTTTTGGCAAGACCAGTTTGAAATATATAGTTTCTCAACTGAAAAAGAAGATGACCAGATATTTTAAGTTTAATGTCCGAGTCAAAGTCAAGCATGAGGGAAGAATGGACCTGTCGATGAGGCATCAATATGGGATTCAATAG
- the si:dkey-266f7.9 gene encoding 1-phosphatidylinositol phosphodiesterase isoform X1, with protein MLISVVFFLPLSLLIIRTDQSRMGGIRGGPVKMQKRLIELLLLVGIIGLSRGAIQRPDYDDTPSPEFLNPSWMASLPDDQPLSEVTMPGTHNTMALYGGVFAECQTWSLASQLRAGVRFLDVRVRYFNGNLTIHHGVSYQWAHFGHVLEGVADFLVEYPSETVLMRVKEEYSETYDIYGAVVDYVRRYADWDLLWHSRLVPTMGEARGKLVVLQDFPGPDLGMRYDSLDIADDWRVHTLLHVKEKWQSVYQHLVAAPVGNPARMFLTFSSGAGLFAHPRAVAQRINAQLHDYVGNKTDLNQRLGIVCMDFPAAPMIQTIIDFQLKEAKKNKKAFRSVFGKTSLKYIVSQLKKKMTRYFKFNVRVKVKHEGRMDLSMRHQYGIQ; from the exons ATGCTGATCTCAGTGGTATTTTTCCTGCCATTGTCTCTGCTGATAATCAGAACTGATCAATCAAGGATGGGCGGCATCAGAGGAGGTCCAGTGAAAATGCAGAAGAGGTTAATTGAGCTGTTGCTGCTAGTTGG TATTATTGGTTTGAGTCGCGGGGCCATTCAGAGACCTGACTATGATGACACACCCAGCCCGGAGTTCCTCAACCCGTCCTGGATGGCGAGCCTCCCTGATGATCAACCGCTGTCTGAGGTCACGATGCCGGGGACCCACAACACCATGGCTCTGTACGGTGGCGTCTTTGCAGAGTGCCAGACCTGGAGCTTAGCCTCCCAGCTCCGAGCCGGCGTCCGCTTCCTGGACGTCCGTGTCCGTTACTTCAATGGCAACCTCACCATCCATCACGGGGTGTCTTATCAGTGGGCGCACTTCGGCCACGTGCTGGAGggcgtggccgacttcctcgtGGAGTATCCTAGTGAGACGGTGCTGATGCGCGTGAAGGAGGAGTACAGTGAGACGTATGACATCTACGGGGCAGTGGTCGACTACGTCCGTCGCTACGCCGACTGGGACCTTCTGTGGCACAGCCGGCTCGTGCCGACCATGGGAGAGGCCCGAGGGAAGCTCGTCGTCCTGCAAGACTTTCCTGGGCCAGACTTGGGGATGCGCTATGATTCCTTGGACATAGCAGATGACTGGAGA GTACACACACTTCTGCATGTGAAGGAGAAATGGCAGAGCGTCTATCAGCACCTGGTGGCTGCACCTGTGGGCAACCCGGCCCGGATGTTTCTGACCTTCAGCAGTGGAGCTGGTTTGTTTGCGCATCCCAGAGCCGTCGCTCAGCGCATCAACGCACAGCTGCACGACTACGTGGGCAACAAGACGGACCTGAACCAGCGCCTTGGAATCGTATGCATGGACTTCCCGGCTGCTCCCATGATTCAAACAATCATCGACTTCCAACTGAAAGAggcaaaaaagaacaaaaaggccTTTCGCTCAGTTTTTGGCAAGACCAGTTTGAAATATATAGTTTCTCAACTGAAAAAGAAGATGACCAGATATTTTAAGTTTAATGTCCGAGTCAAAGTCAAGCATGAGGGAAGAATGGACCTGTCGATGAGGCATCAATATGGGATTCAATAG
- the rpz2 gene encoding rapunzel 2 has translation MADAEKIKRTAAKVLCCVEKVSSFASSIDPIFGIVASLVRVARKGLVDEEGHPLDKEFQPLHSKLETISEKNHQCLRRIRIDEVNETYGKYEEYIKHQYTAFNNMVAKVKKDPDNARRHMEAFEKIYERDKSDMSLDVYYRGVMGAKLLFGRPLLKVYLDNCGGDREVMERRCSHIIHLFHMGLIALMAYTAVTEDDEDEVRDKWAKRVQDMQEKMQDVLSQCKDHSS, from the coding sequence ATGGCTGATGCAGAAAAGATCAAGAGAACTGCAGCCAAGGTGCTGTGCTGCGTGGAGAAGGTGTCCTCCTTCGCCTCCTCCATCGACCCCATCTTTGGCATCGTCGCCTCCCTGGTTAGGGTGGCTCGCAAGGGCCTTGTTGATGAGGAGGGCCACCCTCTAGACAAGGAGTTCCAGCCGCTCCACAGCAAACTGGAGACCATCTCCGAAAAGAACCACCAATGCCTGAGGCGGATCCGCATCGACGAGGTGAACGAAACCTATGGCAAGTACGAGGAGTACATTAAGCACCAGTACACTGCCTTCAACAACATGGTGGCGAAGGTGAAGAAAGACCCAGACAACGCCCGGCGCCACATGGAGGCCTTCGAGAAGATTTACGAGAGAGACAAGAGCGACATGAGCCTGGATGTGTACTACCGCGGTGTGATGGGCGCCAAGCTGCTGTTCGGAAGACCCCTGCTCAAGGTGTACCTGGACAACTGCGGCGGCGACCGCGAGGTCATGGAGCGCCGCTGTTCACACATCATCCACCTGTTCCACATGGGCCTCATCGCCCTCATGGCCTACACAGCTGTTACGGAGGACGACGAAGACGAGGTGCGGGACAAGTGGGCCAAGAGGGTGCAGGACATGCAGGAGAAGATGCAAGATGTGCTCAGTCAGTGCAAAGACCACTCGTCCTGA